In the Desulfuromonas sp. DDH964 genome, CGGATCTCAACCTCAAGACCAGAACAAAGAGGTCAAACTCTGCCGGGTCAAGTGTCCGGGACCCTCTGGGCTGTCCCTGCCCAAGGTTAATGCTCCCGGATGGCAGTCTGGGCCTTGATCTCTCGCGGCCGCCCAGGTCGTTCCTGCCACACGACCCGCAATGTGCTCTGCTTTTTCGGTGACCGCCTATACCGAATCTTCCCAATGCCGGCTTTGGTTGCGGCGGCCGTTGTGCGGATAGTCAGGACGGGAGGATTTGAACCCGACGCACCCCTTTTGCTGAAAAAGTTAAGCCCCCAAAAAGGGGTGCGGTTCACTTACATGGTGTTGTAGTCATCCGCTTCCACCTTGTCGCCGGTGGAATCCAGGAACGAGTCTTTCGCCGAATCTTTCACGACCTCAACCTTGTCATGAGCAACCGAACAAACCGTCCCGCAAATCAGGCACTCATACAACTCTTCATGGAACTGGAAAGCATGCAGCTCGGTCTCCTGACTAACCATGAATCGGCAGGTGGGGCAGACGAACTCGGTTTGAACCAGCTGTCTTTTTGCAACTTGCCCCTTGATGATCTTCAGCTTGCCATCGGAGAAGGTCCAGACGCCTCCGCAAGTGCCGCATTCCCGTGCGTCCTGGGCAAAGCCTTCAGCATGAAGGTCGATCTCGACGTGTTCCCTGCTTTTGCATAACGGGCATTTCATTTTTCGGTTACCTCCTTCTTCGATTTGTGTAACCTGAAGATAAAACAATGATACTCGCAATTTGGTGCATCCGCAATTTATGCGGACGGCTTGCTGTCGATCGGTACTCTCTTCGGCATGTGCGGCTACAGTTACGCAAGCAGTGCGACAGAGCGAATAAGGCATCGACTGACAACCGATCGAGGGCGTCAGGGGGCGGTGTAAATCAGTTTGTGTAAATGGCTTGGGTTTTTGTCGTCAGTAAACCGGCAACCTGCCTTCGAACAAGATAGAGAACTGGTTGAGGGCGGCCTTCCAGTCCCGAATCGGCAGGGTCCATTTCTTGGCGATATTGTTCAGCGCCAGGTAGAGCAGTTTGAACATGGCTGCGTCGTTGGGGAATGAGCCCCGGTTCTTGGTGACCTTGCGCAGCGACATGTTCAGCGATTCGATCGCATTGGTGGTGTAGATCACCTTGCGAATCTCCGCCGGGTAGGCGAAAAAAGGGGTGATTCTCTCCCAGTTGCGCCGCCAGGACTGGCCGATGGAGGGGTGGGTTTTATCCCACTTCGCTTCGAACTCCGTCAGGTTCATTTCGGCCTGCTCGGCCGTCGCGGCCTGGTAAATGGACTTCAGATCGGCCGCCACTTCCTTGCGCTGTTTCCAGGAGACGTAGCGGAGAGAATGGCGCACCATGTGAACGAGGCAGAGCTGGACCTGGGTGCGAGGAAAGACTGCTTCGATGGCCTCGGGGAAACCTTTGAGCCCGTCCACGCAGGCGATGAAGATGTCTTCGACACCCCGGTTTTTCAACTCGGTCACCACCTGTAGCCAGAACTTGGCGCCCTCGTTCTCGGCCACCCACATGCCCAGGACCTCCTTGATGCCGTCCAGGGTGACGCCCAGGGCCAGGTAGACCGCTTTATTGCTGACGTGGCCGTTGTCTCGCACCTTGACCCGGACCGCGTCCATATAGACGATGGGATAGAGGGCGTCGAGCGGTCGGTTCTGCCAGATCTTGACCTCGTCCGCGACGGCATCGGTCACGCTGGAAATGAGGGCGGGAGAGACCTCGACGCCATAAATCTCTTCCAGATGCCCCTGGATCTCCCGGGTCGTCATCCCCCGGGCGTAGAGGGAGATGATCTTGCCGTCGAAGCCGGCGAAGCGGGTCTGGCCCTTGGGAATGATGAGCGGCTCGAAGCTGCTGTCCCGGTCACGCGGAACCTCGATCGGCAGTTTGCCGAATTCGCCCTTGATGGTTTTGGCCGACTTGCCATTGCGGGCATTGCCGCCTTTCGTGGCCACGGGAGCATGCTTCTCGTGCCCCAGGTGTTGGGTCAATTCCGCTTCCAAAGCTCGTTCCAGAAGGGCCTTGGTGAGCTGTTTAAGCAAGCCGGTTTCGCCGATCAGGTCTTCGGGCTTCTTGTAGTCGGCAAGCAGACGGTCCAGCAGATCTTTTTCGATGGCCATGGGGGCTCCTTAGAGGGTGGGGTCCCGGTGTACCCCTGAATGGCCATTTACACAATCTTTTTTACACCCTCCGTCAGAGGCGAATCAACAAGATCAAGATGCTGCTTGTTGCTGCGAACAAGAGCCAAACGGAGACTTGACCCTTTTCTACTTTTCGTCATCCGGTGCTGCTGATGGACCTGCCCGGGGATTTCGTCCTTTTGCCGGAGTGATTTACCAGTTGCATAAAGTTCACAAAATATATATGTTCAATAAAAGTGAACAAACTAAAAAGGTGAACATATGCAGCTGACAAAGGGCAAAAAAAGGATTCTGGAAGCGGCTCGGGGGGCTTTTGCCCAACAGACAGGCGTGGCAATTGAGCTGGTCGAGAAGGGGGCTGAGCAGGAAACATTTCTGAAAATCCCGGGGGTAGATGCCGACCTTCAAGTGGTTGTCGATGAAGGCGGCGCACAGAATATCCCTGCAGCTCTAATTTTTCGAAAGTGGTTGCAAAATCCCGAACGCTATGTGGTGGCACTGCCCCAGGTCACAGCTAACAGGGCCGACCAATTTCGCCAGGATGGCATCCAGTTTATCGATGCCGCCGGCAATGGCTACATTGACCAGCCACCGGTTTACCTCTTTGTCAAAGGGAACAAGGCCCGAAACATCCTTGAAACCTCCGCAACACCCCGTGTCTTCAAACAGACCGGGCTGCGAGTTCTTTACGCATTTCTCTGTCAGCCAGGTCTCGAGAACGAGACTTATCGCACTATTGCCGACAAGACAGATGTTGCTCTGGGAATGGTCAACAGGGTGGTGAGGGATCTTGAAGAACTGGGTTTCTTAGCCACAATGGGGACGACCGGTCGCGCCCGGAATTTGCGCTTGATTGAAAAAGAGCACCTCCTTAATCGTTGGGTCACCGCCTATGCCGAGCAGTTGCGCCCGAAACTGGTACTCGGACGCTATGACGGCGTGGAAGGGTGGTGGCAGCAGGCGACCTTGAAACCGGATAAGGCATTGTGGGGCGGAGAGGTGGCGGCGGCAAAGCTTACCAATTACCTGAAACCGCTGACGGTCACCGTTTACGTGGACCGGGATGATCCCGCTGCCCTTCTCATTCCGAATCGGCTGAAAAAGAATCCGCAAGGGGATGTGGAGTTGGTTGCCCGCTTCTGGCAGCCGGAGACGATCCCCCCCAACGGGGACATGGTTCACCCGCTCCTGGTCTATGCCGATTTGCTGGCGACGGGTAATCAGCGCAACATCGAAACCGCAAAGATGATTTATGACCGACATCTCTTACAACTTGTCCGGGAGAATTAACCCGCTTCTGGTCAACATCCTTGGGTGTATTCAGCAGGAGACAACCGCGAGGGGAATCCCCTTCGTTGTCGTCGGCGCCACTGCCCGTGATTGGTTGATCTATCATGGACATAACATCCCCGTCGGAAGAGGGACACTTGATCTTGATATCGGCGTTGAGGTTGCCGGCTGGGAGGAGTTCCAACAGCTCAAGGACGCTTTGATCGAATCGGGTAAGTTTGCACCGACAAGGGAGCCGCATCGCCTCTCCTGCGAAAATTACTTCGTCGACATCGTCCCCTATGGTGGAGTCAGTGCCGATACGCGGAATATCTCTTGGCCGCCAGAACATCAGGTGATGATGAACATTATGGCTTTTCAGGAAGCCTACGAGTCTGGAGTGATTGTCCGGCTCAGTGCCGACCCGCCACTCGACGTCAAGGTGCCGACCATCCCGGGGATGGCGCTAATGAAATTGATTTCCTGGGATGACGATTATCCGCATCGCTCCAAGGACGCGGAAGACCTGTTGTTCCTTATGGTGAACTACGCCGAAGTTGGCAATGTCGACCGGCTGTTCGATGAGGAAACGGAACTGCTGAAGCAAGAAGAATTCGACTTAACCCAGGCCGGGGTTCGATTGTTGGGTCGAGATATGGCCGCCATGGCCAACAAGGAGACGGGGGAAGCGGTAAAGATGATTCTGCTTCAAGAAATAGACGAACGGCAGCGTTGTCGCCTGGTTACCGACATGGTAAGGGGCGTCCGAATCAAGGATTCCTTTGACGAGACGATGCTGAAGTTGAAGAAACTGACGGAGGGTTTTGCCGAGGCCCTTGCGAAAGAGGGCGTTCATGAACTTCCCCCCCATCCGCATTGAAGAGGCGATCCTTCCCGCCGACAAAAAGGGGGCTCCGTTTGACTTGCCAAAAGTTGATATCCTCAACGGGTAAGCTGATGTTTAAAACCTTGATGGGAGATAGCCCGTGAAAATACCAACCCGACAGATCCTTTTTGCGCTCGTCATCCTTCTTTCAGGAGTCGATTCCGTTATGGCCATCGAAGAAGCACCCTACACCGTCGTTAAAGCCGACAGCCCCTTCGAGCTCCGCGACTATGCCCCCCACATCGTCGCCGAGACTCCCGTCGCGGGTGATCTTGAAAGTGCCGGCAGCAATGCTTTCCAGAATCTTTTCCGCTACATCTCGGGAGCGAACAAGGCGCAGGAAAAGATAGCGATGACCGCGCCGGTGTCGCAATCCAAGGGTGAGAAGATAGCGATGACCGCTCCGGTCGGGCAGCAGAAGGCGGGTGACCGCTGGCTGGTCAGTTTTATGATGCCCGCCTCCTATGGCATGGCAACGCTGCCGATCCCGGACGACCCGACGGTGACCTTGCGCGAGGTCCCGGCCCGGCGCATTGCCGCTGTGCGATATTCGGGCTTCTGGAGCGAGGATAATTACACGGAGAACCTGACGAAACTGGAGGCCTGGATTCAGCAGCAGGGCCTGGAGGCGGTCGGCGAGCCGATCTGGGCCCGCTACAATGCCCCTTTTGTGCCGTGGTTCATGCGCCGCAATGAAGTCCTGATTCCGGTCGCGGAATGACCGTGTAGACTCCAGCCCGGCGTCCACCAGGACCGGACACGGACCAAAGAGATGAAACGCAATAAGGCCACCCAGGCATGGGTGGCCTTAAATGCTTGGTTCTGAAGGAAAATTTGGTCGGGGCGCGAGGATTTGAACCTCCTGGGGGTGATTTGCCGTCAAGCAGGCTCAGCAAGGCCTTGAAGAGTAACTTTTTACTCCTCGGGATTCCGAAGACGGAGCTTATACAGGCCCATATTCTCGTCAGATGTCACCAGGGTTAGACCCTCTGACTGGGCCTGCGCAATCAACATTCGATCAAATGGATCACGATGGAACACCGGAAGGCTACCGGCCAATTGGCCATGGTAGAGACTGATGGGGAGCTTACTGAATCCTTCATCTTCTACAATGGAGTCTATATCCTCCGGGGCCTCCAATTTACCAAGAGCTTTTTTAATTGAAATTTCCCAGGTGGTTGCGGCACTGACAAAAACCTCATTGCGCTGATCGGCGATGAGTTCCTTGCAACGTGGGCCTAGCCTTGGTGCGTCATCAAGCCACCAGAGCAAAACGTGCGTGTCGAGCAGGAAGCGTTGCATCAGCTTTTCCCTTCGAACGCCTCAATAACGTCTTCCGGCGTCTGGTCAAAGTCATCTGCAATGCGAATCTGGCCTTTGAAGCGGCCTGGCGCACGCTGACGGCGCCCTTCCTTGTGCGGAAGGAGGTCAAGGTAGGGTTTTCCAGCTTTTGCGATGACAACAGGCTCCCCTTCCCAGGCTTTTTCTGCCAAGGCTGACAATTTGCTTTTTGCTTCGTGCATATTGACTTGCATAAACATCTCCGTTTTGGACCTAGCTAAGTTTAGCTAGCCAACAGTAGCCCTTTGCTGCGTCACGGTCAAGGAAAAATCTAGGCCGCTTCCTTCCACCGTTTTTTCTGGAGTTGTAATCTGAAGGGGTGCGGCTTGACCCTTTTCTCCAGGGTCAGGTCCGCACTATGGTAGTCGGAGATCTTCTTGCCGGAGGCCACCTTTTCGCGCAACAGCAGGTCGTTGGACTTGGACATCGTCACCGTGCCGTGCTCCCATTTGGAGATCTGGGCCTTGTCGCAGTGCATGTTGCGCGCGAAATCCGTGCCCGACCAGCCGAGGGACTTGCGCAGGAAGACAATCTCCGCTGCCGCCAATGGACCGTCCTTGCTGATGATCGCCCGGGCCAGGGCATCATGCAGTCCCTCGATGCTGGGGATGAGTGGCATGATGTTGCCGCAATCGGGGCATTTGCGAACCGTGATTCCCACCAGGGTCACGTTATCCAGCCCACATTCACGGTAATGGTAATTCTCCTGCGACTCGACAAATTCACCGTGTTCGCAGCGTTCGCATTTCATTTGACTCTCCATGCAGTCAGGACTTGCAGGATTGTTTCTGACTCGAACCTGACGACGACGCACATCCTGCCGGTATAGACCCGGTAGCGCCACGTCCCGTTTTCTTGCTCCCCTTCGGCCACCTTGCCGCCCCGCAGGACGTTGACGCAGTCGACAGTGCTGATATCACGCTCGCGCATCCGCTCTTCGGCATGCGGTTGCGCGTAGGTCACGATGCCTTCGCTGAGGATCTTGCGTATCAGTTTTTTGGTCTCGGGCGGTCTGAGAGGTTCGAGGAGCATCTATATAATACACCTATTTTGGTCGAGCAACACAAAAGTTGTCATAAAAACAACTTTTGTGTTTTTTGTGTCGCTTCCATGGCCGGCGCACCCTGCCGAAGCTCAGGCCGCGTATACGCCCGGTTCCACCTCGCGGGCCTGGCCGATGGAGGCGAGGGCGGTAAGGATTTCCTGGACCTTGGGCTCGCGGGCGTGCTTGAAGGCCTCCTTGAGTTGCAGGGCCGTTGTCGGTACGCTGCGCTGGGTGAGGGCGGCACGGACGGCGGCGACCTGCTCGGGGAGGGTCTTGGGCCAGACCGGCTTCTCCTTGGCGGCGACGGGTGCGGCGGTCTCCTCGCTGCCGGGCAGTTTCCCCTGCGACTCTCCCATCCTCCCGGAGGGGTTCTGGTACTCGGGGCGCAGCCAGCGCACCAGTCCCTGCTCCTCCTCCCCGGTTCGCTCCTTGTTGAGCGCCACCAGCCGTTCCAGGATCGCCTCGTCGGTGAGGTCGGCCGGCCAGCCGTAGGCATCGGCCACGGCCGCGTCGAGTTCGTCGTGCAGCTGCCGCAGCACCGACACCAGCCCCTGCTCGTGGATGACTTTCTCCTTTGCGGTCAATTCCGCTCCGCTCCGCAGCTTCTCCAGCACGTTGTACATGCCGGTCAGGGTCAGGTCGGGGTGCTGCTCCTGCTGGCGCTTACGGTGGGCGTCGAGCTGTTCGGCCAGGTCGCGGATGCGTTGCTGCTGGGTGTCGCTGCAGGCGGGGAAGGGGAAGGGTTCGAAGCAGCGGGTCTTGTTGTAGCGGGGGTCGTTGCCGACTCCGAGACGTCCGCCGGCCGCCAGCGCCCAGACGACGTGAATGCGGCTCGACAATACACCGAGGAGGAAGGCGTCCTCGCTGGCGATGCAAACTAGGGTCTGGTCGGGAAGGATCGCACTATCGAGAAACATGAAGACACGATGCTTTGCAGTAAGCACGGTAGCAATGAAGCGTGTAAGACCAACCAAGCTCTCCCTCAATCGTGGCTGGTTCTCGCCAAGTTGCCACCAGTTTTCCCGGTAGGCATCACGAGCATTGTGGTCACGTTCCGGCTTCACTCGCTCAACGACCCACTGGAAAACCTCAGGATACTTGGTTCTCACCTCCCCAGCACCGAGCCCAAAAAGGTCTATTACCATAGCTCCACGAGGAGCAGCAGTCAGATCACGGCCATTGAAGTAGGGGCGAATGTTGGTATGAAGTCCAGCAATTCGACCAAGTCCAAGCTGCTGTGCCTCATCCGGTGAAATCACGAAACCTGTGCCGATCAGTTGAACTCCACGGTTTCCAATGTCCACGTTCGCCCGCAGCGGGTTGCAGCTAGTTACATCGATCCCAGACGAAAGATCCGCGTTCAATTTTCCACGCCGAGTGAGCAGGTCGACCCAGATACCTTCACCACTACCCTCCCGCTCGGCGATGACTTTTGCTAGTACCCCCTCCTCTCCATCGAGGGCCGACTGTCCGACACTCATAGAGATTCGAACGGCAGCCCCGTCAGTAGAGTCCACCCATGGGTGGTCGGGAATGGCAAAGGACAAACGAAGGGCAGGAGTGCTGTCGAGATGGTGTTGCACAACCTTGCGATTGAAAGTCTGGGTAATGCTATTGGTCGCTATGAAACCAAATCGCCGAATCTTCCTTTGTCGGGTTTGCCCGGCTGCCTTATGCCACCAATACATAACAAAGTCGGCTGAGTCCGGGACATCCCTCCAAACAGTGCGCAAAGCTGACGTGTAGCCGTCACCCAATGCCATACGCATACTTTTTGCGCCAATAAACGGCGGATTCCCCACCACGAAGTCGGCCTCCGGCCAGCTCGCCTCCTTGGGGTTGACGTAGCGCAGCAGGGGCACGCGGGCGGTGTCGTCGGGGACCTGTTCGCCGGTGACGGGGTGAGTCTTGGTGGTGACGCCGTCCCAGCGGGTGACGGGGTTGCCCTCCTCGTCGAGCACCGGTTCGGTGCGCTCCCAGCTGAGCACCGCGTCGCGGCACTCGATGTTGCGGAACTTCTTGATGACCGGCTCGGGAGGTTGGACGTCCCCCCGGGTGCGGTAGTGCCACTGGAGGTAGCCGATCCAGAGTACCATGTCGGTGATGGCCGCTGCCCTTGGGTTGACCTCGATGCCGAGGAGCTGGTGCGGGTCGACGGTGGTCCCCGCCAGGCCCATCAGTTCCTGCGTCTCGCCGAACCCCTCCAGCGCGTCGAGCACTTCCCCCTCCAGACGCTTGAGGTGCTCGAAGGTGACATAGAGGAAATTGCCGCTGCCGCAGGCCGGATCGAGGACACGGACGCCGCAGAGGTGATGGTGAAAGGCCTGAAGCTGGGCCACGGCCTCGTCGCGTTTGCCTTGGGTGTCGAGGGCGACGGCGGCGGCGAGAACCGCCTCCCAGTCGACGCGCAGCGGCTCGACCACGGTCGGCAGCACCAGCCGCTCGACGTACTCGCGGGGGGTGTAGTGGGCTCCGAGGTGGTGACGTTCGGTCGGGTTGAGGGCTCGCTCCAGCAGGGTGCCGAAAATCGCCGGCTCGACGTCCTTCCAGTCGGCCTTGCCGGCCTGGATCAGCATCTCCAGCTGGTCCTCGTTGAGGGGGAGTGCCTCGGACCCCTCGAACAGGCCGCCGTTAAAGCGCAGCAGCTTCTCGCGCAGCACCGGGGAGAAGCCGCCCTCCTTCATGGTCTGCCAGAGGCTTTCGACCATCGGCACGTACTTGTCGGTACTGCCGCGCAGGCTCGTCAGCAGCTCGGTGTAACTGTTGTTGGGGATCAGGCCGATGTCCTCGGCGAACATGGTGAACAGGCTGCGCTTGAGGAAGTTGCCGACCTTTTCCGAAGAGTGCCCGGCCGCCTCCAGCGACTTCGCCAGCCGGGCCAGCTTGTCGGCCACCTCGCGGGTAACCTTGGCGGAGCGTTTCGCCGGGTCGAGGCTGTGTGGGTCGACCCAGACGCGCCGCAGCAACTCCCGCACCTCGGGGCGGGCCAGATCGCCGATATGGATGCGGTGGGAACGGGGGTCGGGGAAGGGGAGGTAGGCTTTGCCGGTGCAGGAAAACTCGCTGTAGAGTTCGATGCTGTGGCCAACGTCAACCACCAGCAGGAACGGCGGCCACCCCTCGCCTGTCGGCAGGGCCTTGGCATAGCGTTCGGCCTGGTTCTTGGCCGCCTGCATCGCCCGGTCCCACCCTTGGGTGCCGCGCCTGGCGGTGCCGGTCTTGTACTTCTTCTCCGTCTCCTTGAACTGCGCAGGTTCCTGCTTGTCGCTCCCCTGTTTGGCTTCGAGGACGAAGCAGCCGCGCTTGTAGAGATCGATGTAGTTGGGGGAGGTGTTGCCGTCGCCGTGCTGGAGGGTGACGGTGCGTTCGAAGACGTAGGCGTTTTCGCTGTCGTCGGGCCGGGTCGGTTCCGGTAGGGGGGCGTCGAGCTGGTGACAGAGTTCGGTGAGGAAGAGCTGGTAGTTGGCGCGCTCGGCACCGCCGGACGCTTTCCAGGCTGTGATGAAGGCGTCGATGCTGGCGTGCGCCCGGACGTAGTTGGTGCGTTCCTCGGACATGTTCCCCCCGACAGGCATGGAAAAAAGACACCCTAGAATAGCCACGGGCGGCCGATTCGTCCAGAGGTTTTCGGAGGTTGGGGCAATTTGCGGTTGCAGCAGGCGGGGGGAACTTTACGCTGGCAAGGTCCCAAGGTCCCAATGTCCCGCACCGACTGCAGCAGGGACCTTGGGCAAAAAAAGAACGAGGTCGAACAAAAACAAAGAGCCCCCGGACCATACTAGGACCGGAGGCTCGCTTTGTGTTTGGGTTGGCTTCCGGGTTCGGGACCGAAAACCTATGATTCTATTTGGGAAATTTGGTCGGGGCGAGAGGATTTGAACCTCCGACCCCCTGCTCCCGAAGCAGGTGCGCTACCAGACTGCGCTACGCCCCGACATCACTTTCCTTGCGACAACAGACGAGACTTTTAGCACGCGGGTCGGAAAAATGCAAGCAGCTTTTGCAGGAAAATGGGGCTACAGCGCGGCCCCGCAGAACTTGCAGTGGACAGCGTCGGCATCGTGTCCTTCCGCAGCGCATTCGGGGCAGGCCTGGGTCGAGACGCCGCGGCCGAAGGAGCGGCTCATCTCCACGGTGACGATGCCGGTGGGGACGGCGATGATGCCGTAACCGCAGATCATGATCAGGGAGGCGAGGCTCTGGCCGAGGCCGGTCTGCGGCGAGATGTCGCCGTAGCCGACGGTGGTCAGGGTAACGATGGTCCAGTAGATGCTGCGCGGGATGCTGGTATAGCCGCTCGCCTCCCCTTCGATCAGGTACATCAGCGAGCCGAAGATGATCACCAGGGTCAGGACAGTGAAGAGGAAGACGACGATCTTGCGGCCGCTGGCGCGCAAGGCCTGGCCGAGCATGCGCGCTTCGCCCAGGTACTGGACCAGCTTGAAGACCCGGAAAATGCGCAGGATGCGCAGGATGCGGATCACCAGCAGGTAGTGGCTCCCCGGCAGCAGCAGGCTGAGGTAGGTGGGGAGGATGGCGAGCAGGTCGACGATGCCGTAGAAGCTGCGGGCATAGCGCAGTGGTTTGCCGACGCAGAGGAGGCGCAGCAGGTACTCGACGGAGAAGAGGAGGGTGAAAAACCATTCGGCGGCGGTCAGCAGCGGACCGTAGCTGGTGCGGATGGCGGCGACGCTGTCGAGCATCACCGCGGCGACGCTGGCGAGGATGGAGCCGATCAGCAAGACGTCGAAGGCCTTGCCGGCCGGGGTGTCGGCTTCGAAAATGACCTCGTGCAGCGCCTGGCGCCAATTGCTGCGGTAGGGAGTCTCGGGTTTTTGCCAGGGCGGTTGGGGCAGGCTCATGGCGGTCTCCTGTGCCGAATGGCGCGGCGACGGTCGATCCAGGCCGGACCGCAGCGGCCGCTACCGGCGTGATGGATTTCACCCCTGCCAGGGGGGCAGAGCGGGGTATGGGATTACTGCTTGAGGCTGGCGTTCACCTCGTGGACGGTCTCTTTCAGCACATGGCCGACGGCGTGGAGATCCTTGCGGGCGCCGACCAGGGTTTCGCAGCCGGCGAGGGCGAGGATTATCAGCAGCAACAGAGGGGTGAGACGGGCCATGGCCTGACTCCGAAAGGGGCGGATCAGCACTTCGCCTTGCGGGCCCGTTCCTCGCGCCAGAGGTCGACCAGCAGCAGGGTGACGCCGACGCTGATCGCCGAGTCGGCGACGTTGAA is a window encoding:
- a CDS encoding IS256 family transposase, whose amino-acid sequence is MAIEKDLLDRLLADYKKPEDLIGETGLLKQLTKALLERALEAELTQHLGHEKHAPVATKGGNARNGKSAKTIKGEFGKLPIEVPRDRDSSFEPLIIPKGQTRFAGFDGKIISLYARGMTTREIQGHLEEIYGVEVSPALISSVTDAVADEVKIWQNRPLDALYPIVYMDAVRVKVRDNGHVSNKAVYLALGVTLDGIKEVLGMWVAENEGAKFWLQVVTELKNRGVEDIFIACVDGLKGFPEAIEAVFPRTQVQLCLVHMVRHSLRYVSWKQRKEVAADLKSIYQAATAEQAEMNLTEFEAKWDKTHPSIGQSWRRNWERITPFFAYPAEIRKVIYTTNAIESLNMSLRKVTKNRGSFPNDAAMFKLLYLALNNIAKKWTLPIRDWKAALNQFSILFEGRLPVY
- a CDS encoding type IV toxin-antitoxin system AbiEi family antitoxin, whose product is MQLTKGKKRILEAARGAFAQQTGVAIELVEKGAEQETFLKIPGVDADLQVVVDEGGAQNIPAALIFRKWLQNPERYVVALPQVTANRADQFRQDGIQFIDAAGNGYIDQPPVYLFVKGNKARNILETSATPRVFKQTGLRVLYAFLCQPGLENETYRTIADKTDVALGMVNRVVRDLEELGFLATMGTTGRARNLRLIEKEHLLNRWVTAYAEQLRPKLVLGRYDGVEGWWQQATLKPDKALWGGEVAAAKLTNYLKPLTVTVYVDRDDPAALLIPNRLKKNPQGDVELVARFWQPETIPPNGDMVHPLLVYADLLATGNQRNIETAKMIYDRHLLQLVREN
- a CDS encoding nucleotidyl transferase AbiEii/AbiGii toxin family protein, coding for MTDISYNLSGRINPLLVNILGCIQQETTARGIPFVVVGATARDWLIYHGHNIPVGRGTLDLDIGVEVAGWEEFQQLKDALIESGKFAPTREPHRLSCENYFVDIVPYGGVSADTRNISWPPEHQVMMNIMAFQEAYESGVIVRLSADPPLDVKVPTIPGMALMKLISWDDDYPHRSKDAEDLLFLMVNYAEVGNVDRLFDEETELLKQEEFDLTQAGVRLLGRDMAAMANKETGEAVKMILLQEIDERQRCRLVTDMVRGVRIKDSFDETMLKLKKLTEGFAEALAKEGVHELPPHPH
- a CDS encoding SOUL family heme-binding protein encodes the protein MAIEEAPYTVVKADSPFELRDYAPHIVAETPVAGDLESAGSNAFQNLFRYISGANKAQEKIAMTAPVSQSKGEKIAMTAPVGQQKAGDRWLVSFMMPASYGMATLPIPDDPTVTLREVPARRIAAVRYSGFWSEDNYTENLTKLEAWIQQQGLEAVGEPIWARYNAPFVPWFMRRNEVLIPVAE
- a CDS encoding type II toxin-antitoxin system VapC family toxin — encoded protein: MQRFLLDTHVLLWWLDDAPRLGPRCKELIADQRNEVFVSAATTWEISIKKALGKLEAPEDIDSIVEDEGFSKLPISLYHGQLAGSLPVFHRDPFDRMLIAQAQSEGLTLVTSDENMGLYKLRLRNPEE
- a CDS encoding type II toxin-antitoxin system Phd/YefM family antitoxin produces the protein MQVNMHEAKSKLSALAEKAWEGEPVVIAKAGKPYLDLLPHKEGRRQRAPGRFKGQIRIADDFDQTPEDVIEAFEGKS
- a CDS encoding type II TA system antitoxin MqsA family protein, which encodes MKCERCEHGEFVESQENYHYRECGLDNVTLVGITVRKCPDCGNIMPLIPSIEGLHDALARAIISKDGPLAAAEIVFLRKSLGWSGTDFARNMHCDKAQISKWEHGTVTMSKSNDLLLREKVASGKKISDYHSADLTLEKRVKPHPFRLQLQKKRWKEAA
- a CDS encoding DUF4258 domain-containing protein: MLLEPLRPPETKKLIRKILSEGIVTYAQPHAEERMRERDISTVDCVNVLRGGKVAEGEQENGTWRYRVYTGRMCVVVRFESETILQVLTAWRVK
- a CDS encoding class I SAM-dependent DNA methyltransferase, encoding MSEERTNYVRAHASIDAFITAWKASGGAERANYQLFLTELCHQLDAPLPEPTRPDDSENAYVFERTVTLQHGDGNTSPNYIDLYKRGCFVLEAKQGSDKQEPAQFKETEKKYKTGTARRGTQGWDRAMQAAKNQAERYAKALPTGEGWPPFLLVVDVGHSIELYSEFSCTGKAYLPFPDPRSHRIHIGDLARPEVRELLRRVWVDPHSLDPAKRSAKVTREVADKLARLAKSLEAAGHSSEKVGNFLKRSLFTMFAEDIGLIPNNSYTELLTSLRGSTDKYVPMVESLWQTMKEGGFSPVLREKLLRFNGGLFEGSEALPLNEDQLEMLIQAGKADWKDVEPAIFGTLLERALNPTERHHLGAHYTPREYVERLVLPTVVEPLRVDWEAVLAAAVALDTQGKRDEAVAQLQAFHHHLCGVRVLDPACGSGNFLYVTFEHLKRLEGEVLDALEGFGETQELMGLAGTTVDPHQLLGIEVNPRAAAITDMVLWIGYLQWHYRTRGDVQPPEPVIKKFRNIECRDAVLSWERTEPVLDEEGNPVTRWDGVTTKTHPVTGEQVPDDTARVPLLRYVNPKEASWPEADFVVGNPPFIGAKSMRMALGDGYTSALRTVWRDVPDSADFVMYWWHKAAGQTRQRKIRRFGFIATNSITQTFNRKVVQHHLDSTPALRLSFAIPDHPWVDSTDGAAVRISMSVGQSALDGEEGVLAKVIAEREGSGEGIWVDLLTRRGKLNADLSSGIDVTSCNPLRANVDIGNRGVQLIGTGFVISPDEAQQLGLGRIAGLHTNIRPYFNGRDLTAAPRGAMVIDLFGLGAGEVRTKYPEVFQWVVERVKPERDHNARDAYRENWWQLGENQPRLRESLVGLTRFIATVLTAKHRVFMFLDSAILPDQTLVCIASEDAFLLGVLSSRIHVVWALAAGGRLGVGNDPRYNKTRCFEPFPFPACSDTQQQRIRDLAEQLDAHRKRQQEQHPDLTLTGMYNVLEKLRSGAELTAKEKVIHEQGLVSVLRQLHDELDAAVADAYGWPADLTDEAILERLVALNKERTGEEEQGLVRWLRPEYQNPSGRMGESQGKLPGSEETAAPVAAKEKPVWPKTLPEQVAAVRAALTQRSVPTTALQLKEAFKHAREPKVQEILTALASIGQAREVEPGVYAA
- a CDS encoding ion transporter gives rise to the protein MSLPQPPWQKPETPYRSNWRQALHEVIFEADTPAGKAFDVLLIGSILASVAAVMLDSVAAIRTSYGPLLTAAEWFFTLLFSVEYLLRLLCVGKPLRYARSFYGIVDLLAILPTYLSLLLPGSHYLLVIRILRILRIFRVFKLVQYLGEARMLGQALRASGRKIVVFLFTVLTLVIIFGSLMYLIEGEASGYTSIPRSIYWTIVTLTTVGYGDISPQTGLGQSLASLIMICGYGIIAVPTGIVTVEMSRSFGRGVSTQACPECAAEGHDADAVHCKFCGAAL
- a CDS encoding entericidin EcnAB, with translation MARLTPLLLLIILALAGCETLVGARKDLHAVGHVLKETVHEVNASLKQ